A genome region from Rhodanobacter thiooxydans includes the following:
- a CDS encoding NADPH-dependent FMN reductase, with protein MTTFKVGYIVGGLAKGSINRLLSKALVRLAPPALQLVEIPIRDLPLYSYDYDADYPPVARAFKQAIAEVDAILFVTPEYNRSIPGGLKNAIDWASRPWGKNSFARKPSGVIGTSPGSIGTAVAQQQLRGVLCFCNSPLMNTMEAYIQFKPGLISEDGTVSDESTTEFLSNYMKELHIFIERVLTVLPRED; from the coding sequence ATGACTACGTTCAAGGTCGGCTACATCGTCGGCGGCCTCGCCAAGGGCTCCATCAACCGCCTGCTGTCCAAGGCGCTGGTCCGGCTCGCACCACCCGCGTTGCAACTGGTGGAGATCCCGATCCGCGACCTGCCGCTGTACAGCTACGACTACGACGCCGACTACCCGCCGGTGGCGCGCGCGTTCAAGCAGGCGATTGCCGAGGTCGATGCCATCCTGTTCGTCACCCCGGAATACAACCGCTCGATTCCCGGCGGGCTGAAGAACGCGATCGACTGGGCCAGCCGGCCGTGGGGCAAGAACTCGTTCGCGCGCAAGCCGTCCGGGGTGATCGGCACCTCGCCCGGCTCGATCGGCACCGCGGTCGCCCAGCAGCAGCTGCGCGGCGTGCTGTGCTTCTGCAATTCGCCGCTGATGAACACCATGGAGGCGTACATCCAGTTCAAGCCGGGGCTGATCTCCGAGGACGGCACGGTCAGCGACGAATCGACCACCGAGTTCCTCAGCAACTACATGAAGGAACTGCACATCTTTATTGAGCGCGTGCTCACCGTGCTGCCCAGGGAGGATTAG